In Thermus islandicus DSM 21543, a genomic segment contains:
- a CDS encoding ZIP family metal transporter yields MDALPLSPFTVFLYALLTAIATGLGALPFLFTRRLLSRHLGLANAAAAGLMLAASFGLIYEGVRSGLGRTLLGVLLGLLFIQLSHRHLEGREVSFGALNGLDARKALMIVGIMTLHSFAEGVGVGVAFGGGEALGVFITLAIAVHNIPEGLAISLVLIPRGVSVLGAALWSVFSSLPQPLMAVPAYLFVEAFKPALPVGLGFAAGAMIWMAVAEILRDALKEAEAEGVATVLTLSAALMVAFQILLGG; encoded by the coding sequence ATGGACGCCCTACCCCTCTCCCCCTTCACCGTCTTCCTCTACGCCCTCCTCACCGCCATCGCCACAGGATTAGGGGCCCTTCCCTTTCTCTTCACCCGGCGCCTCCTAAGCCGGCACCTGGGCCTAGCCAACGCCGCCGCCGCCGGCCTTATGCTGGCCGCCAGCTTCGGCCTCATCTACGAAGGGGTCCGCTCCGGCCTAGGCCGCACCCTGCTGGGGGTCCTCCTGGGGCTCCTCTTCATTCAGCTTTCTCACCGCCACCTCGAGGGCCGGGAGGTGAGCTTCGGCGCCCTAAACGGCCTGGACGCCCGCAAGGCCCTCATGATCGTAGGCATCATGACCCTCCATTCCTTCGCCGAGGGGGTGGGGGTGGGGGTGGCCTTCGGGGGCGGGGAGGCCTTGGGGGTCTTCATCACCCTGGCCATCGCCGTGCACAACATTCCCGAGGGGCTCGCCATCAGCCTGGTGCTGATCCCAAGGGGGGTGAGCGTGCTAGGAGCCGCCCTTTGGAGCGTCTTCTCCAGCCTCCCCCAACCCCTCATGGCCGTGCCCGCCTACCTCTTCGTGGAGGCCTTCAAACCCGCCCTGCCCGTGGGGCTTGGCTTCGCCGCGGGGGCCATGATCTGGATGGCGGTGGCCGAAATCCTCCGCGACGCCCTGAAAGAGGCCGAGGCCGAGGGGGTGGCCACGGTTCTCACCCTTTCTGCGGCCCTGATGGTGGCCTTCCAGATCCTCCTCGGGGGCTAA
- a CDS encoding DNA/RNA nuclease SfsA: MRLPLPALWPCRVLRRAHRFLVEADVGPLHLPNSGRMAELLRPGTPGHYHPRPTPKTLGRLLLVEQEGVLVGVDASLAARVLEALLRGGFFGPLEALRREAPVAGERLDFRARLGGKEAFLEAKNCNRVEGGLALFPDAPTPRGARHLRLLAALAREGHAAWAVWVVQHPLAQAFALDPEDRVLWQAAREALEAGVQLLAFRVRPTLEALHLEAPLPWVWLSPRGGSGRPPSGPQKG, translated from the coding sequence GTGCGCCTCCCTCTCCCGGCCCTCTGGCCCTGCCGGGTCCTCCGGCGGGCCCACCGCTTCCTGGTGGAGGCGGACGTGGGACCCTTGCACCTTCCCAATAGCGGCCGCATGGCCGAGCTCCTCCGGCCCGGCACCCCGGGCCATTACCACCCTAGGCCTACCCCCAAGACCCTAGGCCGGCTTTTGCTGGTGGAGCAAGAAGGGGTCCTGGTGGGGGTGGACGCCTCCCTGGCCGCCCGGGTCCTCGAGGCCCTCCTCCGCGGGGGCTTCTTCGGCCCCCTGGAGGCCTTAAGGAGGGAAGCCCCCGTGGCGGGGGAGCGCCTGGACTTCCGGGCGAGGCTTGGGGGAAAAGAGGCTTTCCTGGAGGCCAAGAACTGCAACCGGGTGGAAGGGGGCCTGGCCCTCTTCCCCGATGCCCCCACCCCGAGGGGCGCCCGGCACCTGAGGCTTCTTGCCGCCCTAGCCCGGGAGGGCCATGCGGCCTGGGCCGTCTGGGTGGTGCAGCACCCCCTGGCCCAGGCCTTCGCCCTGGACCCCGAGGACCGGGTCCTGTGGCAGGCCGCCAGGGAGGCTCTGGAGGCCGGGGTCCAGCTCCTGGCCTTCCGGGTGCGCCCCACCCTGGAAGCCCTCCACCTCGAGGCCCCCCTCCCCTGGGTCTGGCTTAGCCCCCGAGGAGGATCTGGAAGGCCACCATCAGGGCCGCAGAAAGGGTGA
- a CDS encoding SWIM zinc finger family protein, with protein MGSFPPKREEDFASLFPQEVLRRGLAYAREGRVLRVYRVGERLLGEVQGSAPAPYRVEVGPGGGGGCTCPYPGFPCKHAAALLYAYVEGRPREDLLEALGRLSAEEAKGLLQALAQVPEVAWLLGEALLPERTFLQGVRALRQALFLGGGEEEAKALLLRLPRVGEKEVLAFLQALLEAPFDPEPYLRAGLRRYLEVAGNPAPLLGLYEKAPFPALEEALLALGKAAPEALLPLLSGRDPGGLKRALRVKLLFALGREEEALGLMREHLEAPEDYLALVERLLALGREAEALGYAEEALEWFGKDPRLFSLADLLASRRGRPEDLFLRFAFRPSLEDYAALRALLGRAFPERRKELLRRVEDPALLARIHLLEEDWRSLDRLLRRAPLQAYPALAEALEERLPEEAKRLYLEAARHLVEEGGRARYQEAADLLRRAARLDPEGARQAARGLLLAYPRRRALKEALASLVGG; from the coding sequence GTGGGCTCCTTTCCGCCTAAAAGGGAGGAGGACTTCGCCTCCCTTTTCCCCCAGGAGGTGCTGCGCCGGGGCCTGGCCTACGCCCGGGAGGGCCGGGTCCTTAGGGTCTATCGGGTGGGGGAGAGGCTTCTGGGCGAGGTCCAGGGCTCGGCCCCCGCGCCCTACCGGGTGGAGGTGGGGCCCGGGGGGGGCGGGGGCTGCACCTGCCCCTACCCTGGCTTTCCCTGCAAGCACGCGGCCGCCCTCCTTTACGCCTACGTGGAGGGCCGCCCCAGGGAGGACCTCCTCGAGGCCCTGGGGCGCCTCTCCGCGGAGGAGGCCAAGGGGCTCCTCCAGGCCCTCGCCCAGGTGCCCGAGGTGGCGTGGCTCCTCGGGGAGGCCCTGCTTCCGGAGAGGACCTTCCTGCAGGGGGTGCGGGCTCTCCGCCAGGCCCTCTTCCTGGGGGGTGGGGAGGAGGAGGCCAAGGCCCTCCTCCTCCGCCTCCCCCGGGTGGGGGAGAAGGAGGTCCTGGCCTTTTTGCAGGCCCTCCTCGAGGCCCCCTTTGATCCCGAGCCCTACCTGAGGGCGGGGCTGAGGCGGTACCTGGAGGTCGCCGGGAATCCTGCCCCCCTCCTTGGCCTCTACGAGAAGGCTCCTTTTCCCGCCCTGGAGGAGGCCCTTTTGGCCTTGGGGAAGGCGGCCCCGGAGGCCCTCCTCCCCCTTCTCTCCGGCCGGGACCCGGGGGGCCTAAAAAGGGCCCTGAGGGTGAAACTCCTCTTCGCCCTGGGGCGGGAGGAGGAGGCCCTGGGCCTCATGCGGGAGCACCTGGAGGCCCCCGAGGACTACCTGGCCCTGGTGGAGCGCCTCCTCGCCCTGGGGCGGGAGGCGGAGGCCTTGGGCTACGCGGAGGAGGCCCTGGAGTGGTTCGGCAAGGACCCCAGGCTCTTCTCCCTGGCGGACCTCCTGGCGAGCCGGCGGGGACGGCCCGAGGACCTGTTCCTGCGCTTCGCCTTCCGGCCCAGCCTCGAGGACTACGCTGCCCTCCGGGCCCTCCTGGGCCGGGCTTTCCCGGAGAGGCGGAAGGAGCTTTTGCGCAGGGTGGAAGACCCCGCCCTCCTCGCCCGCATCCACCTCCTGGAGGAGGACTGGCGCTCCTTGGACCGCCTCCTGAGGCGGGCGCCCCTTCAGGCCTACCCCGCCCTGGCGGAGGCCTTGGAGGAGCGGCTTCCCGAGGAGGCGAAGCGGCTCTACCTCGAGGCCGCCCGCCATCTGGTGGAGGAGGGGGGAAGGGCGCGCTACCAGGAGGCGGCGGACCTGCTCCGGCGGGCCGCCCGCCTGGACCCGGAGGGGGCGCGGCAGGCCGCCCGGGGGCTCCTCCTCGCCTACCCCCGGCGGCGGGCCCTCAAGGAGGCCCTCGCCTCCCTGGTGGGGGGCTAA
- a CDS encoding HAD family hydrolase: protein MGARLWLLDLDDTLLQDLSVTREVLEALGEEAGVKGLFGAVRARAEALFRQAPFYPWAERLGHSALEALWARYSTPGLEGWAAWAWPFREQVFREALEALGGPAERARELAEAFFQRRRRYPLFPEVPEFLLALRERGAHLVLLTNGVPDLQREKLAGAGLLEAFSLTLISGEVGLGKPDPRLFRMAFCAHGVAPEEAVMVGDNPQRDVQGALLAGAKAVWVDRGHRPPDPRFPPHLAVRDLREALALLG, encoded by the coding sequence GTGGGGGCCAGGCTTTGGCTTTTGGACCTGGACGACACCCTCCTCCAGGACCTCTCCGTGACCCGGGAGGTTCTGGAGGCCTTAGGGGAGGAGGCGGGGGTGAAGGGGCTTTTCGGGGCGGTGCGGGCGCGGGCCGAGGCCCTCTTCCGCCAGGCTCCCTTCTACCCCTGGGCCGAGCGCCTGGGGCACTCGGCCCTCGAGGCCCTCTGGGCCCGCTACTCCACCCCGGGCCTCGAGGGGTGGGCGGCCTGGGCCTGGCCCTTCCGGGAGCAGGTCTTCCGCGAGGCCCTGGAGGCCCTGGGGGGTCCGGCGGAAAGGGCCCGGGAGCTGGCGGAGGCCTTCTTCCAAAGGAGGCGCCGCTATCCCCTTTTCCCCGAGGTGCCCGAGTTCCTCCTTGCCCTTCGGGAGAGGGGGGCGCACCTCGTGCTCCTCACCAACGGGGTCCCGGACCTCCAGCGGGAGAAGCTCGCCGGGGCGGGGCTCCTCGAGGCCTTCAGCCTCACCCTCATCTCCGGGGAGGTGGGCCTGGGCAAGCCCGACCCCAGGCTCTTCCGCATGGCCTTCTGCGCCCACGGGGTGGCCCCCGAGGAGGCGGTCATGGTAGGGGATAATCCCCAAAGGGACGTCCAGGGGGCCCTCCTGGCCGGGGCCAAGGCGGTGTGGGTGGACCGGGGCCACCGCCCGCCCGACCCCCGCTTCCCCCCCCACCTAGCGGTGAGGGACCTGCGGGAGGCCCTGGCCCTTTTGGGGTAA
- a CDS encoding LOG family protein, which yields MRLVSAFVSSRLAPEDPLYAQLVRYGEVLAEEGFGLACGGYQGGMAALAQGVKARGGLVVGVTAPGLFPERPGPSPYVDVELPAATLPQRIGRLLDLGAGYLALPGGVGTLAELVLAWNLLYLRRGLGRPLAVDPYWLSLLRPHGEIAPGDLALLRVVADEGDLRAFLRGL from the coding sequence ATGCGCCTGGTCTCCGCCTTTGTCTCCTCCCGCCTCGCCCCGGAGGACCCTCTCTACGCCCAGCTGGTTCGCTACGGGGAGGTGCTGGCCGAGGAGGGGTTCGGCCTGGCCTGCGGGGGGTACCAGGGAGGGATGGCCGCCTTGGCCCAGGGGGTGAAGGCCCGGGGGGGGCTCGTGGTGGGGGTTACAGCCCCGGGGCTTTTCCCGGAGAGGCCCGGCCCTAGCCCCTACGTGGACGTGGAGCTCCCGGCCGCCACCCTCCCCCAGCGCATCGGGCGCCTTCTGGACCTGGGGGCGGGGTACCTGGCCCTGCCGGGGGGGGTGGGGACCCTGGCCGAGCTCGTCCTGGCCTGGAACCTCCTCTACCTGAGGCGGGGCCTAGGGCGGCCCTTGGCGGTGGACCCCTACTGGCTTTCCCTTCTGCGCCCCCACGGGGAGATCGCCCCGGGGGACCTGGCCCTCCTGCGGGTGGTGGCGGACGAGGGGGATCTGCGCGCCTTCCTGAGGGGCCTATGA
- a CDS encoding universal stress protein: MYRSILMPTDGSPCSLEAIGHGLDLAKVLSARVHFLYVLENPAQAIWIAPESVPYGLELLEDLKRAGEEAIKKALALARERGVEATGEVKEGVPIPTIVEAAKGFDLLVMGTHGRTGLDKLLLGSVTEGVLHRVSVPVLVVRCR; encoded by the coding sequence ATGTACCGGAGCATCCTCATGCCCACGGACGGAAGCCCCTGTAGCCTGGAGGCCATTGGCCACGGCTTGGACCTGGCCAAGGTGCTTTCCGCCCGGGTCCACTTCCTCTACGTCCTGGAAAACCCGGCCCAGGCCATCTGGATTGCTCCCGAGAGCGTGCCCTATGGCCTGGAGCTTTTGGAGGACCTAAAGCGGGCGGGGGAGGAGGCCATCAAGAAGGCCCTCGCCTTGGCCCGGGAGCGGGGCGTGGAGGCCACGGGGGAGGTGAAGGAGGGGGTGCCCATCCCCACCATCGTGGAGGCCGCCAAGGGCTTTGACCTCCTTGTCATGGGTACCCACGGGCGCACGGGTCTGGACAAGCTCCTCCTGGGCTCGGTGACGGAGGGGGTCCTGCACCGGGTTTCCGTTCCCGTCCTGGTGGTGCGCTGCCGCTAA
- the rlmB gene encoding 23S rRNA (guanosine(2251)-2'-O)-methyltransferase RlmB — protein sequence MWIYGRNPVLEALRAGQARRVLVARGVEGWFLRELERLGAEYTLVPRIELDALLRTTHHQGVAAEVAEPPYATLEDAFRLAEARKEMPLLVALDGITDPRNYGAMIRSALALGAHGVLSEERRAAPLSPLALKASAGAALRLPVVKVKNLPRTLKALKEAGLWVYGLDVGGEKTPRELDYQRPLVLVVGSEGEGMRRLVREGCDELFRIPIREEAESLNASVALGIALYQAALARSVG from the coding sequence GTGTGGATCTACGGGCGGAACCCGGTCCTCGAGGCCCTAAGGGCGGGCCAGGCCCGGCGCGTCCTCGTGGCCCGGGGGGTGGAGGGCTGGTTCCTGAGGGAGCTGGAAAGGCTCGGGGCCGAGTACACCCTGGTGCCCCGGATTGAGCTGGACGCCCTCCTCAGGACCACCCACCACCAAGGGGTGGCGGCGGAGGTGGCGGAACCCCCCTACGCCACCCTGGAGGACGCCTTCCGCCTGGCGGAAGCCCGGAAGGAGATGCCCCTCCTCGTGGCCCTGGACGGGATCACCGACCCCCGGAACTACGGGGCCATGATCCGAAGCGCCCTGGCCCTTGGGGCCCACGGGGTTCTCTCCGAGGAAAGGCGCGCCGCCCCCCTCTCCCCCCTCGCCCTAAAAGCGAGCGCCGGGGCTGCCCTGAGGCTTCCCGTGGTGAAGGTGAAGAACCTTCCCCGGACGCTGAAGGCCCTCAAGGAGGCCGGGCTTTGGGTCTACGGCCTGGACGTGGGGGGGGAGAAGACCCCGAGGGAGCTGGACTACCAGAGGCCCCTCGTCCTGGTGGTGGGCTCCGAAGGGGAGGGGATGCGGCGGCTCGTGCGGGAAGGGTGCGACGAGCTCTTCCGCATCCCCATCCGCGAGGAGGCCGAGTCCCTGAACGCCTCCGTGGCCTTGGGGATCGCCCTCTACCAGGCGGCCCTGGCCCGGAGTGTAGGATAG
- a CDS encoding M20 family metallopeptidase has translation MDWVRLLSRLLQAASLPGEEGEVAGLLLEALKGMGLEATLDEAGNVEALLGEKEPEVVLAGHMDVVPPGDPARWPHPQGAVAEGAVWGRGAVDMKGPLVAMLLALEALKERPLRGRVRFLATVQEEVGGLGSRYAAERLSPLAFLLGEPSGRRLVRGHRGRAEVWADFEGEEAHAALAGPENPLFDLAEYLLALRELPLPQGVKLTPTRVDTYPGARNQTPGVVRLYLDLRYEPEADLDGLLAALRTLGRASVYVPEEERASGEVRLVIPALWPPYRLPEDHPLLLLALKALGQERAGLWPFTTDAPYLGAKAPVLGYGPGDPALAHTPKEHIPLAEVEAAGRDYARLVEALWSAA, from the coding sequence GTGGACTGGGTCAGGCTCCTCTCCCGCCTCCTCCAAGCGGCAAGCCTCCCCGGGGAGGAGGGGGAGGTGGCGGGCCTCCTCCTGGAGGCCCTGAAGGGGATGGGCCTCGAGGCCACCCTGGACGAGGCCGGGAACGTGGAGGCCCTCCTGGGGGAAAAAGAGCCCGAGGTGGTCCTCGCCGGGCACATGGACGTGGTGCCCCCAGGCGACCCCGCCCGCTGGCCCCACCCCCAGGGCGCCGTGGCCGAGGGCGCGGTGTGGGGCCGGGGGGCGGTGGACATGAAGGGCCCCCTGGTGGCCATGCTCCTGGCCCTGGAGGCCCTCAAGGAAAGGCCCCTGCGGGGCCGGGTGCGCTTCCTGGCCACGGTGCAGGAGGAGGTGGGAGGGCTTGGGAGCCGCTACGCGGCGGAGAGGCTTTCCCCCTTGGCCTTCCTCCTGGGGGAGCCCTCGGGTAGACGGCTTGTGCGGGGGCACCGAGGCCGGGCAGAGGTATGGGCGGACTTTGAGGGGGAGGAGGCCCACGCCGCCCTAGCGGGCCCCGAAAACCCCCTCTTTGACCTGGCGGAATACCTCCTCGCCCTAAGGGAGCTTCCCCTGCCCCAAGGGGTCAAGCTCACCCCCACCCGGGTGGACACCTACCCCGGGGCCAGGAACCAGACCCCGGGGGTGGTGCGGCTCTACCTGGACCTGCGCTACGAGCCCGAGGCCGACCTAGACGGGCTTCTCGCCGCTTTGCGCACCCTGGGGCGGGCCTCGGTCTACGTCCCCGAGGAGGAAAGGGCCTCGGGGGAGGTGCGCCTCGTGATCCCCGCCCTCTGGCCGCCCTACCGCCTCCCCGAGGACCATCCCCTCCTCCTCCTGGCCCTGAAGGCCCTGGGCCAGGAGAGGGCGGGGCTTTGGCCCTTCACCACCGACGCCCCCTACCTGGGGGCCAAGGCCCCGGTGCTGGGCTATGGCCCCGGGGACCCGGCCCTGGCCCACACCCCCAAGGAGCACATCCCCCTCGCCGAGGTGGAGGCCGCAGGCAGGGACTACGCCCGCCTCGTGGAGGCCCTATGGAGCGCCGCCTGA
- a CDS encoding glucokinase has product MTVVGLDLGGTKIAAGAFDGTRLLSQVVLPTPKEGGEKVVGALAEAARQAEEKAGVRAEALGLGTPGPLDFREGVIRFTPNIPGLLDFPIRRLLEEATGRPVYLENDANAAALAEHHLGAARGEASSLYLTVSTGIGGGAVLGGRVLRGERGQGGEFGHTTLLPGGPLCGCGLEGCLEALAAGRALERDAAYAYQRPVDTRELFRLFQEGEPKAERLLLQAARYVGMGLASLVKAFDPGVVVVGGGLALNAPQGYWEALLEAYHGYLKGWEVPPLRKALLGAEAGLLGAALTAFLEVKHGGG; this is encoded by the coding sequence ATGACCGTGGTGGGCCTGGACCTGGGCGGCACCAAGATCGCCGCCGGGGCCTTTGACGGGACGCGGCTCCTTTCCCAGGTGGTCCTCCCCACCCCCAAGGAGGGCGGGGAGAAGGTGGTCGGGGCCCTGGCGGAGGCGGCGCGCCAAGCGGAGGAGAAGGCGGGGGTGAGGGCGGAGGCCCTCGGCCTGGGGACGCCGGGGCCTTTGGACTTCCGGGAGGGGGTGATCCGCTTCACCCCCAACATCCCGGGGCTTTTGGACTTCCCCATCCGCCGCCTCCTGGAGGAGGCCACGGGGCGGCCCGTCTACCTGGAAAACGACGCCAACGCCGCCGCCCTGGCGGAGCACCACCTGGGGGCGGCGAGGGGGGAGGCGAGCTCCCTCTACCTCACCGTGTCCACGGGGATCGGGGGCGGTGCGGTCCTGGGGGGAAGGGTGCTCCGGGGGGAGCGGGGGCAAGGAGGGGAGTTCGGCCACACCACCCTCCTCCCCGGAGGGCCCCTGTGCGGCTGCGGCCTGGAGGGGTGCCTCGAGGCCCTGGCCGCAGGCCGGGCCCTGGAGCGGGACGCCGCCTACGCCTACCAGCGGCCCGTGGACACCCGGGAGCTCTTCCGCCTCTTCCAGGAGGGGGAGCCCAAGGCGGAGCGCCTCCTCCTCCAGGCCGCCCGCTACGTGGGGATGGGCCTCGCCAGCCTGGTGAAGGCCTTTGACCCCGGGGTGGTGGTGGTGGGCGGGGGGCTCGCCCTGAACGCCCCCCAAGGGTACTGGGAGGCCCTCCTGGAGGCCTACCACGGCTACCTTAAGGGCTGGGAGGTCCCCCCCCTGCGGAAGGCCCTCCTGGGGGCCGAGGCGGGGCTTCTGGGGGCCGCCCTCACGGCCTTCCTGGAGGTGAAGCATGGGGGTGGGTAA
- a CDS encoding DUF2905 family protein: MGVGKVLVYAGLFLLLLGLSLLYFPKLFAWFGHLPGDIRIEREGLRVYIPLTSALLLSLLLTLLLNLFRR; this comes from the coding sequence ATGGGGGTGGGTAAGGTCCTGGTCTATGCCGGGCTTTTCCTGCTCCTCTTGGGGCTTTCTCTCCTTTACTTTCCCAAGCTCTTCGCCTGGTTCGGCCACCTGCCCGGGGACATCCGCATTGAGCGGGAGGGCCTAAGGGTGTACATCCCCCTCACCTCGGCCCTGCTCCTTTCCCTCCTCCTTACCCTGCTCCTCAACCTCTTCCGCCGTTAG